In the genome of Primulina eburnea isolate SZY01 chromosome 13, ASM2296580v1, whole genome shotgun sequence, the window ACATAATTCTTCTGTCACGTGCTTATTCTGGCAGGAGTTTTTATTTTCTATGCCACTGAACCAAAAATTTAACTTGGGCAGATGCATTCCATATTAATGGTCACCGAATGGACAAGTACCTGTTTGGAAGCTTTTCATAGCTACCATAATGGTGTAGAAGACACTTCATGTTGAATGGATGAAGGATAAGGTGCTGACCATCATCAACCTAGAAATTTCAAAAAAGGCAGAAAGAAGAACATTAAAATGATATATCGGCATTCCTCCAGAACAAATAATTTTTCAGGATGACCAACAGATTAGAGATTGTGAGGCCTTCCCCATTTTAATTTTAGCTATCTATGCTGATAGATAACAGGTAGATTTCCCCAACAAGATAAAGAGTTTTTTGCAGAAATTTTCCATTCCATTCCAAAAACCATCAGAAGAATTTGATCAAATGACCTGGTAGAAATAATAAGAATCCTCGTCTATATTTCCCTTGAAGCCATTAGCGCACGTCTGAGAATTATTGTCATTAcgtgaagatgatgatctgtTATGACCTTCAAATGACTCATAAACATCTGCTACTTGAGTTAAACAGTGCTCAGCGACCATAATTTCTTGAATTGCATGTCTAGATGACCTAGACTCATCACCAGTAGCAGAGACTGTTTCCCAGTCAAACTCACATGCACCATTACTAGGATAAGCATCTGAAGTTGGTGGAGGTTCACACAAAGTTGAATTAGTCTTATTGGAACTAGAAACATGATGTGCATTCCAGTACTTCTTTCTCTGTTCCAACTGCTTTATTGCAGCGCAAACATATGGAAGTTTCTCAATGTCATCAACTAGGCCAGAATCAGCTCTGGCTATCCACCTATCCAGATCTGACATCGACTCTCTAACAGACTGTTCCACATCAGAAGTCAAGGTAAACTTCGAGAAGGAATCTACCATATCCTTGTCAAAATTAACACTTACATTCTTGAAAGAAGTAGTATATGAATCCTTTCGACGGGTTAAGAGCACGAAATTTACTTTAGCATCGATGTTGTATTGCTTGACATTTGAAATGTGTATGGTGTACAAATCTTTCGAACTAATCATTGTGAAGCACAAAGGGCACCTTTTCAAGCATTCACCAATATGATCATCTTCACCCATGCACAAATATTGCAAAATGCAAGGGAAACAAAAAATATGACCACATGAGGTTATCTGTGGACACAAGGGATCATCCAAACATATGGGACACTGTACCGGAAGGAAAGTGCGGTACTTCAAGCAAATGATATCCTCCCAGTGCAACATTTTGTCAGGGTCCATTGACTTAGTTGCATATTTCCCAGAATCTAGAACCACAAACTTGTAATTTGCTTGAAAAAACAAATCCTTATTATAAGGTTTCCTCCTGTGTTGCCTTCGTGTAGGAGGGCACTTGGGCTGTGGACGAGAAGAAGTGATAGGATCATAATGAAAATTCAACAAATGATTACCACTGACCATATGCGATTTTCTACCAGATGAATGCCCAGTGCTACCCGGGGAACTAGTAGATGCAGCACCCTGATGATCTTTTGAGGTAACAGACTTTTCAGATGGTTTATCATGATGCTCTGACAATCTAACCCCTGCCCAAGAACCAGTCTTGGGTTGAAACGCTTTTCCAACGTTCCCGTGAACTGGACTTTTCGCATTGATATGTCTCTCCCTTCCTTTCACCTGAATGATAGAGAAACCAAAGAGCATGTATTCTCAttaaaagagagagagagagagagagagagagagagagagagagagaaacaAGCCTAATTTATTCATAAACAAGAAAATTTCTATTTTTACAAACAAACCGGCCATCGCATTACCTCTTTGGAAGAATCAGCTGAACAGCCTGAAGCAGGAACATCTTCTCCTGAAGAAAATGGGAGAACTTTATGGACTTCCGAAGGCGATAAACAAACCAAGAAGGTACAGAGAAAAACTCACTAAAAAAGACTTGATATGCTCCAAAGGAGCCAGGCTCAAAGTTTATTTTGAACAAGATCGTTTTAGCTTGATATGTTACCGTATTAAACCAAGGTTGAACACACTTATGTCTGGCTAATACGTAAATCTCAGCACTTTAACCAGAATgctaaaatattgaaaaaaagaCATTAAGTACACGAAAAAGCTCAATCTATGTTCTCTAAGAAAACGAAGTGATCTTCTATTTGATTCCAACAAAACTTTGAAAAATTCGAACTTTACAGTCGTAAATAAAACAAATAGTTGATGGGACCACTTCAATTAAAATGGAGCAGCCAAAATTCTTAAGGTCCGTCTCGTATCGAACAACAAAAATCAAAGTCAATCTGGTTTTCAATAATGCACAAACATTAAAAAAAGGGGGGTTTCGTTTCCCGGCACCGACACAAGTGAGTATTGATTGATTCGAGTAGACAAACCTGAGCGATGGCGCGGCGGCGGAGGGGAATCTGGCAGAGAAGAGGGAGGAGAGACGATTCCATGATTGGATTCTGGAAGAAACGATTGCGAAGAGGAAGCCGAGGAGGGGGTTGAAGCTTGAATTTGGCAGGGCAAGATGGACATCAAATCAATGAAGGTTTCGATGAATCTTGGTTTTCGGCCTCTCCCGTATCTTCCTTCCGACGATGATCCTCGATATGTTttctttaattatattatattatatatatatattagataCATACGTGAAATCATTATTCGTCGGCTCGTGCCACGGAGGAGATTTAACATCTTATCTtatctttatttttcaatttataatCTAatcttttttctaaaaaatttgaagTTAAAAAATATGGATATTCAAtttagaattttataaattatataaaaatttaatgatattcaaaataattttttgtaaaattttaaaaaatcatttgatATTCAACTTTAATGTTAATAACTCCATAAAAATTTGAAAGTATTCAAGATTTCAAAAACATTTAGAGGttctaaaaatttaattaaaatacaaacatTAAAGTATGAATGGCAATTATAAAATGTCAAATGTTTTGTTGTCTCCAACCTAAATATTTGGTTGGACTTCTAAAACTTAATAATCTCTCCACTAGACCTGGTCACGAGTGATGGTCCAGGTCAAACAAACCCAGGGTTTAGGGTCGGGAAAATCTTGATTCTCAATCGTACCCTTATGACAGTTACAGTCTGGGTTCTGAATCCGGCGATTTGGGTCGGTTCCAGGTCCAAGTTTGGTTcccttatatttttttaaaaaaaaaattattaattgctacatttaaagaaaaacaaaaaaaaatggaatTCGTAAGCCTAATGAATGGAAACTAAGCAAGAAAATTGAGAAAAACTCAAAACGATGGCACCGGGACTCCAAGTTAGAACCCGAACTCAAAACTCGCAAAGAAGCTGCTCGAAAATTTTCAGGCAACATGGGCCTGGGTTTGAGTAAATGGCTGCTCTAGTGTGAGGGGCGCTGCTAGGAAAATCCAGAGTGTCGCCCCGACGTATGGTACACTTCCTGGATTTCAAAGGTAGTGAAGGGTGTGTTGGAGGGCCCCAACACCCAGCTCACTGTTTCATGATTTTGTattcttatttttaaattcaagGTATTacatacaataaaaaaaaaaaagttatttaaaaaaattgcacTTATATAGTTATAACTATATAAGTTGCATATGTATTCTTTTTAGATGTTGAGAAATTAAAGTTTTCGTAGTTCGCTTCTTTTTATATATTACATTTAGGAGTGGCGGCTCAAACACTCACATTTTCTCCTTTCATTGTTCCGAATATTCCGTCAGCTTCGTCTTAGTCTTTTTCATCACTTTTAACATCTTATGCTCAGGTAACGGCTTTTGACCAATCATTGAGCAAACATTGCGCTTCCAAATTTTCATGTATTAAGCTAAAATGTTTCTCATCTAATGTATTTTCTTTGATACTGAAAGTTTGCACCACTGCAACCGTTGAAATAGGACAATCTATAATTTCTTTTGTTATTATAGACAAAATTGAAAATACATGTGTTTTTTGCGACCTACATCGCAATATGTCAAAGATGTCATTGTTTGCATCACTAAAACCAAAAGAAATGgtaaaataattctcaagtTCCTGACTAGAACTTGAGGATCCTCGTGGATGTTTCATTCGTTCTCTTAATAAAATGTGTTTTAGTAAGTTTAAAAGTGTTTTTACTAGTGGATTGTGGTTCACGTGGAACAATTTGTCCATTATATTTATTGTCATATTCATTATAAATATCATATAAATGAATTCTAAtaataaacaaaattaataagtTAGATGGAACTGTTTTCGTAATAAGGTCTAAAGAATCATAATATAATGTTAGCATTTCTTTAAACCATCTAATATAAATACAAGATCTAAAACAAAAGCATATAAAAATATCaggaatttataaaaaaaatagttatCTCATTTTGTTTTCATGATATAAATACATTTGACCAAAGCATCATCACTTGATTTAATATGTCACTAAAAATGCACGCAATGTTGCAACAATATGTTAAAACTAAATGAGAAACGGAGAATAAAA includes:
- the LOC140808812 gene encoding uncharacterized protein isoform X2, which translates into the protein MSILPCQIQASTPSSASSSQSFLPESNHGIVSPPSSLPDSPPPPRHRSGEDVPASGCSADSSKEVKGRERHINAKSPVHGNVGKAFQPKTGSWAGVRLSEHHDKPSEKSVTSKDHQGAASTSSPGSTGHSSGRKSHMVSGNHLLNFHYDPITSSRPQPKCPPTRRQHRRKPYNKDLFFQANYKFVVLDSGKYATKSMDPDKMLHWEDIICLKYRTFLPVQCPICLDDPLCPQITSCGHIFCFPCILQYLCMGEDDHIGECLKRCPLCFTMISSKDLYTIHISNVKQYNIDAKVNFVLLTRRKDSYTTSFKNVSVNFDKDMVDSFSKFTLTSDVEQSVRESMSDLDRWIARADSGLVDDIEKLPYVCAAIKQLEQRKKYWNAHHVSSSNKTNSTLCEPPPTSDAYPSNGACEFDWETVSATGDESRSSRHAIQEIMVAEHCLTQVADVYESFEGHNRSSSSRNDNNSQTCANGFKGNIDEDSYYFYQVDDGQHLILHPFNMKCLLHHYGSYEKLPNRITGKILQMETITQSDVMRRRYRFLSHFSLTTTFQLCEIDLSEILPPESLFPFMDEIKNREKQRKRIARKEIKDKIEAETAGSQFLPMPCYSYDASPSFSLDDFEALGSHTAVSSSPPTFGERPSFLGVTRLGFAAAHDSPALKAEEIPPSSHAKINPSTGLSFANVTSRTKPVESPDTSKKANESGKKGKRPMRVLLSTAGGRRY
- the LOC140808812 gene encoding uncharacterized protein isoform X1; this translates as MSILPCQIQASTPSSASSSQSFLPESNHGIVSPPSSLPDSPPPPRHRSGEDVPASGCSADSSKEVKGRERHINAKSPVHGNVGKAFQPKTGSWAGVRLSEHHDKPSEKSVTSKDHQGAASTSSPGSTGHSSGRKSHMVSGNHLLNFHYDPITSSRPQPKCPPTRRQHRRKPYNKDLFFQANYKFVVLDSGKYATKSMDPDKMLHWEDIICLKYRTFLPVQCPICLDDPLCPQITSCGHIFCFPCILQYLCMGEDDHIGECLKRCPLCFTMISSKDLYTIHISNVKQYNIDAKVNFVLLTRRKDSYTTSFKNVSVNFDKDMVDSFSKFTLTSDVEQSVRESMSDLDRWIARADSGLVDDIEKLPYVCAAIKQLEQRKKYWNAHHVSSSNKTNSTLCEPPPTSDAYPSNGACEFDWETVSATGDESRSSRHAIQEIMVAEHCLTQVADVYESFEGHNRSSSSRNDNNSQTCANGFKGNIDEDSYYFYQVDDGQHLILHPFNMKCLLHHYGSYEKLPNRITGKILQMETITQSDVMRRRYRFLSHFSLTTTFQLCEIDLSEILPPESLFPFMDEIKNREKQRKRIARKEIKDKIEAETAGSQFLPMPCYSYDASPSFSLDDFEALGSHTAVSSSPPTFGERPSFLGVTRLGFAAAHDSPALKAEEIPPSSHAKINPSTGTTGLSFANVTSRTKPVESPDTSKKANESGKKGKRPMRVLLSTAGGRRY